TTTATTTAACCAAGGATTTTGTAGTACAGCGTTGTGTTGTGCTTAAACCATGGACGTTGGGGCCTGTTGTCAAGAGAGCATATTGGGTATTAGAACTGCCAAAGGATGCGGTTAAAAAACTTTCGGTCCATGATTTGTTATATGTCACGAAGATATGCTAATCAGATATTACGGACATGACGAAGGCGGCGATGATTTAGAAAACGATCCCGTTTCTGTTCCTGTGGAATTTCCCCCTTCCTGAATCATTGTATAGTGCTGATTCATCGGCACCGATGTACCAAAACCAGGCAAGCTGACTAACAAGGGATAGGATGTTGATACGGTAACCCCAACAGCGGGCAAGGATGTGGAAGCAGACGGAGATGGTGATGGTGTCGTTGAGGAAGACGATGAATTGGGAGGATTGCCATTGGAAAACTTTGCAGTCCATGTTACGACGGTCGTGTTTGGAAACAAGCCTGTATTAATTTGGTTATAAATGGCACAGCCGATTTGTGTTGAATTCTCGCCTAGTGATGCTGCACGTACCCCAGCACGCGCCCCTTGTTCAATGGAAATAAATCCACTAAAGATCAACCCCATTTGGATGATGGCAAAGAGAAACAGCAGTAAGAGAGGTACCATTAGTGCAAATTCGACAAGAGCCTGACCTTGATGATCTTGGCAGATATGATTCCAAACTCTTTTCATCCTGCTTATATTCTCCTATTCTTAGGAAACAGTGCTAGTGGAATAAGAATCAAAATACGTTAATATTTATGGAATTGATTATAGTGTACGAACGAATTGTGCTTGTGTAAATAATTTCCTTGGGATCAAAAGAATTATCTCCCATAATTGTGTAGTATTCAGTAGAATAAACCAAGAGTTTGTTGTTGGGGAGGGACAAGTATTGTTCACAGTGTATGTGGCAAGTCAGGAGGGACTGCGTGCCAAATTAGTGGGAGCGGTGAAGAATATTCCCGGGGCAGTTCTCGATGGCAGTTCCACCGACTTGCGACAAGCACTGGATGAATGTGCTACAGAACATCCCGGTGTTCTCCTCATCGACGATGAATTGTTAGTTCAAAATATAGGGCTTTTCGAACAAATTGCAGCTCTTCCCTATCCGATTGTTGTATTGGCTTCTCCGACTGACGCGGGCGCGGCCAGACGAGCTTTGGCGGTTAAAGCCAAAGACTTTATCAGTCTCGAGAGTTGGCAGCAAGATTTAGCCGCCATTTTGTCCCGGGTGGCAACCCCCCTTGAAGGGGAAGTGCATCATGATGGGCGGGTTATTGTGGTGTTTTCTTCTAAAGGAGGTGTCGGCAAAACCACCCTCAGTGTGAATTTGGCCATTGCCCTGGCCAAAGCCAGTCGTCAACCTGTCGCACTCGTGGATTTGGACATTCAATTTGGCGATGTGGCGCCCATGGTAGGGGACGCTCCTTTAGTCACTCTGTATGATTTGGTCAAGGGAACGACACATATTGACGCAGATATGGTGAAAAGGGCCCTCAAACGCGTTGCTAATAATGTGTACATTTTGGCGGCACCTAATAACCCGGAAGAAGCGGATGATATCCGCGCCGATCATATTGTGCAAGTCTTGCAATTGTTACGTGAGACTCACGCCTACGTCGTTGTTGACACGGCTCCTGGGTATACCGATATTAATGTTGCGGCTTTTGATTTTTCGGATACGATTTTAACGGTTTGTACTCCCGATGTGGTGACCTTGCGCACGGTTGGACAAGCACTTCAAGTATTCTATGACGGATTTCATTATGCCAAAGATAAAGTACGGATTGTACTTAACCGTAGTGGCTCCAAGACAGGCGTTGAAACCACCGATATAGCCCAAGTGCTGCAAAGCCCTGTAAATTATCAGCTACCTAGCGATGGGGCTTATCCTGTGCGTGCAGCCAACGAAGGACAGCCCCTCATGTTACAATTTCCGGAGTCGGCATTGGCCCGCGCCATTCAAAACATTGCCAATGAGCTGGTTCAAGAAACTGAAGGCCGTCAACGAACGGTAGCAAAAAAACCCGCTAAACTTCCCTTCTTCGCTCGCTTACTGCGAAAACCCGAATAATCTCGCATCAAATCCCATCCTCCACACTTTCGATATCCCGTATTTTCTCACGCCGTATTCTTCTGATGAAGAATGTCATGTTATGAAGAATTATGGTA
The Sulfobacillus thermosulfidooxidans DNA segment above includes these coding regions:
- a CDS encoding TadE/TadG family type IV pilus assembly protein — its product is MKRVWNHICQDHQGQALVEFALMVPLLLLFLFAIIQMGLIFSGFISIEQGARAGVRAASLGENSTQIGCAIYNQINTGLFPNTTVVTWTAKFSNGNPPNSSSSSTTPSPSPSASTSLPAVGVTVSTSYPLLVSLPGFGTSVPMNQHYTMIQEGGNSTGTETGSFSKSSPPSSCP
- a CDS encoding AAA family ATPase, with translation MYVASQEGLRAKLVGAVKNIPGAVLDGSSTDLRQALDECATEHPGVLLIDDELLVQNIGLFEQIAALPYPIVVLASPTDAGAARRALAVKAKDFISLESWQQDLAAILSRVATPLEGEVHHDGRVIVVFSSKGGVGKTTLSVNLAIALAKASRQPVALVDLDIQFGDVAPMVGDAPLVTLYDLVKGTTHIDADMVKRALKRVANNVYILAAPNNPEEADDIRADHIVQVLQLLRETHAYVVVDTAPGYTDINVAAFDFSDTILTVCTPDVVTLRTVGQALQVFYDGFHYAKDKVRIVLNRSGSKTGVETTDIAQVLQSPVNYQLPSDGAYPVRAANEGQPLMLQFPESALARAIQNIANELVQETEGRQRTVAKKPAKLPFFARLLRKPE